A region of the Bacillota bacterium genome:
CCATCTACCCCGTGGACGCTGAGCTACTCGGTAGATGGGGGCAGGACCTGGGTGCCAACGGCTGATGCCGTAGAGTTCGACCAGTACGGGCGTATTGTCCGAGGCGCGAGCCAGACCATCATCTTTACACCGCCGGACTCCGGTGCACCTGACATGACGGTATCCATTGACCTGTCGCGCATCACCCAGCTGGCAACCAGTTCCACTGTGGAGCCTATCGCGCAGAACGGCTATCCGCCGGGCACGCTGGAGCAGCTGACCGTCTCGCCCGATGGAACCATCAATGGCGTCTTCAGTAACGGCTTGAACCTGCCCGTCGCCCGCGTGGCCATGGCGGTATTCAACAACCCCGGCGGTCTGGAGCGTGCGGGCAACAACCTGTTCCGCGAGTCGGTGAACTCGGGAGTTGCCAACATCGGCACCGCACAGACGGGTGGACGTGGTTCCATCAGCTCGGGCTATCTGGAGATGTCTAATGCGGACATCGGTAACGAGTTCACCAACCTGATAGTGACCCAGCGTGGTTTCCAGGCGAACACGCGCATCGTCAGCACGGTGGACGAGATGCTGCAGGACGTGCTGCAGATGAAACGGTAAGTCCCAACCTACCTCTACCCCCTCTCCCACTTTGTGGGAGAGGGGCCGGGGGTGAGGGACATACAAAAAGGACGCTGAAAAGCCATGATTAAAGTGACCAGGTTTGACCATTCGGAGCTTGTGGTCAACGCGGAGTTGATAGAGACCGTGGAGGCAACGCCAGACACCGTCATCACGCTGACCAGCGGTAAGAAGCTGGTAGTCAGCGAGGACGTGGACGAAATCATCCGCCGGGTCATGGAGTATCGTCGTCATGCTTATAGGGCGCAGCAGGAATAGTGCCGCCGGTTCCAGGATGGACAGCACCACTGTCGGCGGGCTGGTCATTGGCGTTGGCTGTTTGGTCGCTGCCCTCTGGCTGGAAGGAGGGCATCTACAGCAGCTGGTGAACCTGCCTGCCGCGTTAATCGTGCTGGGCGGCACATTTGGAGCCACCCTCATCGGCTTGAGCGTTCAGCAGTTGCGCGACCTGCCCCATATTTTGCGTCAGGCTCTGGTTAGACCATCTATAGACATCCCGCAGACCATCCGCTGGCTGGTAACGCTATCGGAAAAAGCGCGCCGCGACGGACTGCTTGCGCTGGAAGCCGACGCGAACGCCGCTTCCGACGAGTTCCTCAAACGCGCCCTGCAACTGGCGATAGACGGCACAGACCCGGAACTGGTACGCGACATCCTGCAACTGGAGATTACCTTTCTGGAAGAACGACACCGCCAGGGCGAACAGGTCTTCACCAGCATGGGCGGTTATGCTCCCACCATGGGCGTGCTGGGCACGGTGATGGGGCTGATACACATGATGTCTCGCATTGAAAACCCCAGCCAGATGGGCCCCGCTATCGCCACGGCGTTCGTCGCCACACTCTACGGAGTGAGCTCCGCCAACCTGCTGTTCCTGCCCATCGCGAACAAGCTGCGCACACGCCACGCCGAAGAGGTGCTTTTGCGTGAGGTCATCGTGGAAGGCGTTCTGGCGATTCAATCGGGAGAAAACCCGCGTATTGTGGAACAACGCTTACGGGCGTTTCTCTCACAACGTCAGAAGCGTGCCCTACCCGCGTTGAGGTGGCATATACACGATGACCAGAGCACGCAGGAGCACAAGGCGGCATGAAAACGTCGACCGCTGGCTCATTACCTACGCCGATATGATTACCCTGCTCGTGGCGCTATTCATTATGCTGTACGCGATGTCGGCGGTGAATCAGGAAAAGTTCGGCGCGCTGGCTCAGTCCATGCGGCGCGAGTTTCAGGCGCTGCCCGAACACAACGGGGGCAAGATTATCGGCACAGGGCAGATTGTGGGCCCTCTGGAGCAGCAGGCATCGCAACTGCAACGATTTCTGGAGGATACCGGTCTGCAAACGCAGGTGCGCGTCCGGCATGAGGAGCGCGGGCTGGTCATCTCGTTGCTCAGCGACGGCACTCTGTTTGACCTCGGCAGTGCAGAGCTGAAGCCATCTGCCCGTCAGGTGCTGGATCGGGTGGCTCAGGTGCTTCGCGCGGTGCCGAACCCTGTGCTGATTGAAGGGCACAGCGACAACCTGCCCATCCGCACCGCGCAATATCCGTCCAACTGGGAGCTTTCGGCGGCACGCGCCGCACGGGTGCTGCGCTATCTGGTGCAGAAAGGGGGCATCCCCTCACAGCGTCTGATTGCCGCAGGCTATGCCGACACACGTCCTCTGGTGCCGAACAACTCGCCGGCGAACCGTGCGCAGAACCGTCGCGTGGATATCGCCATCCTCAAAACCTCGCAGAACGCTCTAAGATTCGGTTCGCGCTGAGCCGACAATAGGATACGGGGAGACGCTCATTATTCTCGTGATAACTTCTGACATGGAGGTCGTTATGGCAGCAAAGAAAGCAGGCGCGGAAGGTGCTTCTGGTGGCGGAAAGAGCAAGACGATTATCTTCCTGGTCATCGGCGTTGTGCTCGGAGCAGTAGTAGCGTTCGGGGCGAGCACGATGATTCTGGGCAAAAACAAAGGGGAAAAGAAAGAGGAGAAAACCCTGCCCGAACACACCATTGAGCTGGACGAGTTTGTGGTGAACCTCGCCGACGGCTCGCATTACGCAAAGGTGTCCATCGCGCTGGGTCTGGAGAAGCCGATGGAAGGCGGCGGTGAACACGGCAAACTGGACGCAAAGATACTTGCGCCTATCCGGGATACGGTCATCACGGTGCTGTCCAGCAAGAGCATGGAACAGCTGGTCAGCAGTGAGGGCAAGGCGAAGCTCAAAGAGGAGCTCAAGGAGAAGTTGAACGAGTTGCTGGGTAAAGAGGTGGTAAAGGAGGTCTACTTTACCGCACTCACGTTGCAGTAGCGCAGGTAGCAGGTGTAAGCGGAAATGGTGGAGATACTGTCGCAAGAGGAGATAGAGGCTCTTCTGGCATTGCTGACCAGCTCCGAAGAGACTGCAGCGGCTGCCCCTGCCAGCACGCCGGGGGCTGCTGTCTCGCCTGTCGGCGCAGGGAAGGCGGACCGTCGTACTCCGATTGCCTACGAGGTGTACGATTTCCGCCGCCCGGACAAGTTCTCCAAGGACCAGCTGCGCACCATGCAGATGCTACACGAGACCTTCGCGCGGCTGTTCTCCTCCACGCTTGCCGCTCACCTGCGCGCACCGGTGCATATCGACCTCATCTCGGTAGAGCAAATCCCTTACGACGAGTACATCCGGGCGATTACCAGCAGCCTCATCAATATTTTCAGTATGCAACCCCTGTCCGGACAGGCGTTGCTGGAAATCGAGTTCGATGTGGTTATCAGTATGATTGACCGCTTGCTGGGAGGGCCCGGCACGGTGGTCAAGCGTCCTCAGCCCGCTCTCACCGATATTGAGCGACCGCTGGTGGAAAGTGTGGTGGACCGTGCGCTGGGTTCCCTGCGCACCGCCTGGGAAGGGATTGTCAGCTTCACACCCGTGCGCGAGGGCATGGAAACCAGTGCGCAGTTTGTGCAGATTGTGCCTCCGAACGATATTGTGGTCTCCATCCTGTTTGAAATCCGCGTCGGGGAAACACACGGCGCCATGAGCCTGTGCATTCCCTACCTGCTGCTCAAACCCATCCTGTCCAAGCTCAGCGCACAGCGATGGTTCTCGGGCAGTAAACGTTCCTCTTCGCAACATACGGCTCTGATCGCTCAGCAGATTCAACACACGCGCGTGCCGCTGGTGGCGGTACTCGGAAGCACTCGTCTGATGCTGAGACAGGTGCTAGACCTGAAGGAAGGCGACGTGATACTGCTCACCCGGCGCACCAACGAGCCGATTGACGTGATGGTGGGCAACAGGGTGAAGTTTCGGGCACGTCCGGGCTTGCGCGGCAAACAAGTCGTTGTGCAGATAGAAAGCATCGTGGCGAACCACACCGCTGAAAAAACGAAGACAGCAGCTTCATCCGCCTGAGGAGGAAGGGTAGCAGATGGCATCTTTGAACCTGGAACATATCAACACAATCACCGGCAAGCAGGATAGCCTGTGGGGGACGGTGTCGATAGCACTGTCGGAAGCGATTAACCGACAGGCGACCCTTTCGTCCCCTCTCACCACCCTGCTTCCGGTTTCAGAGTTAGAAAACGCTTTTGCAGGCAAGCGCGTCTACGGCGTAGCCACTTTGCAGACCACCAGTGCCTACACTCTGCTCATCGTTTTGGAGACTTCTTCTGCTGAGTTGCTGGCGGACATCGCTGCCGGAGGGGACGGTTCCAGCCCGCCGCAGGAGATCGATGAAGGCGGTCTGCAGATCCTGCAACAGGTGCTGTTTGTGATTGCGAACGGTTTGGCACAGTCATTCGCTAATCTGACAAACAATGAATGTAACATATTGCAGGTAGAGTGTCGCTATGAGCCTGTTGAGCCGCCTGTGGAGTGGCTCACTCAGGACAATCTGGTGCGTCTGGACGCGGTGTTACACATCGACGGCAGCCCTATCGGCGCGATGGCTGTGCTTGGCGATGAGCGGTTCGCCCTGTGGCTGGCAGGCGAAGAGACCGACTCGCCGTCGGCACAGGCAGATGCCGTTGCCGGAGCCAGCCCCTTCCAGACATTGGATGAGGCAACAACCGCATCCTCTCAGCCTTTTGTGCCGCTGGCTCAAGCGGCTTCCCAGACGCTGCCCGCAGGCATTGAACTGATACTGGACGTTCCCCTCGAGCTCACCGTCGAGCTGGGGCGCAAACGGATGTTTATCAAGGAAGTGCTGGAGCTGACCATCGGCTCCATTGTGGAACTCGACAGGATAGCGGGCGAGCCGGTGGATGTTCTGGTGAACGGACGCATCATGGCACGCGGGGAGGTGGTGGTTATCGAGGACAACTTCGGCATCCGCATCACCGAGATTATCAACCCGCAGGAGCAGTTAGTCGAGATTAGCCGGAGAGCGGTGGCATGAGGAGAGTATATCTCATCTTCGTCCTGACGGTCGTGGTGAGGCAGGGGGTGGCTTCGCCCCCTGAGGCGCTTTTCTCTCCGCCCCCCGCCTCCGGCGTTCCCAGCCTGCACCTCACATCGTCGCCGCTGGCAACAGCGCACCCGGAGACGCGACCCAACGATGCCGCGCTCGCTTCGCCTCGCCCACAGGGTGCGCAAAACTCCCGCGACGGCTGGGATGCCCTGCGACGCGAAACCCTGCCTGAACCGGTAGGGTCTCCGACCAGCCAGGCGTGGCGCTGGCTGGTTGGGCTGGCGGTTGCGCTGGCTCTCATCAAATGGGGGCTACCACGCGCCCTCAACGGCGGTAACAAAGGGCAGATTGTGCAGTGGTTTACCCGCCTTGCCCCTCCGAAAAGCGAAGGCACTATTACCGTGCTGGATACCCGCTTCTTAGGAGCGGGAGCGGTGCATCTCATCACTGTGCGGGGAAGAACGCTGCTTATCGGCTCCACAGCGCAGCAGGTGAACCTGTTGATGGACCTCACCGAACAGCCGGACTCCGCGTCCGCGTTTGACAAGGTGCTTGCCCAGTCCAGACCTTTCACGCCGGAGCCAACGCTTGCCGACGAAACCGATGAGACCCGACAGGTGCTCCGCGACGTTCAACAGCGATTGCAGCAGGCACGTCAGCGACTGGAGGGGTAACCGCGCTATTTCGGGGAGGGCAGGCAGAGTTTGCCCATGATGACGGCACGTTGCGCCCCCGTTGCTGCAGGCAGATTATTCGTCCGTCCCCGCATCCGCTGGTAGCCTAACACCGCAAAAGCCACCGCCTCCTTCGCATCGGGATGGATGCCGTAGCGGTCGCTGGTCTCGACCTGCAGTTCAGGCAACAGTTCGCGCAATCGCTTCATGAGTGTGCGGTTGTGCACGCCACCCCCGGAGACTATCAGCCGACTGGCTGGCATCTTCACGAAAACGAATCGGCGGACGGCGTCGGCGATGCTGCGGGCGGTGAGTTCGGTAAGAACGGGCACCAGCAGTTCGGCGTTAGCAGTCTTGTAGCGGCGCAGCAGTTTGCGCACCATTGCCTCGCCGAAGGTCTCGCGTCCGGTAGACTTCGGTGGTGGTTGCGCAAAGTAAGGATGCCGCAACAGTTCGTTCAGCCACTCCTCGCGCACCGGGTGCCTCTGCGCGAAGGAGCCTTCGGGGTCGTATCGGTATTTGCCCCCACTGGCAATCTCCATCGCCACGTTAATCAATGCGTTGCCGGGTCCTGTGTCGAAGGCAACCACCTGCTCCGGCGAGGCGTTCGCAGCGATGGCGGTGAGGTTGGCAATGCCGCCGATATTCAGCAGAATGCGCCCCTCTTCAGGGTGACGAAAGAGCAGATAATCCACATACGGAACCAGAGGCGCGCCCTGACCGCCTGCCGCTACGTCCGCCGTACGAAAGTCACCGACGGTGGGCACGCCGGTGCGTTCCGCAATCACCGCCAGCTCGCCGATTTGCAGGGTGGAGCGAATCGCCCTTCCCTGCCACTCTATCGGCTCAGGCTGGTGCCACACCGTCTGCCCGTGCGAGGCGATGCACAGCAGCTGCTCGGGGGATACCTTCGCGTGCCGCATCAGCTGCAACGCCGCATCGGCGAACAGTTCGCCCAACAGGAAGTTCAGGTGGCAGATTTCGGCGACGCCTGTTTCCCCGCGGATGGTGCGCAGCAAATCCGCCTGCACATCGGGGGGATAGGGTGTGGCTTGGAACGCCAGCGTGTTCACCTGAAGGGTATCGCCCGCCTCGCAGATGTCCACCAGCGCGGCGTCGATACCGTCCATGCTGGTGCCAGACATCAAACCGATGACCATACCGGCGGGTTTGGGGTGTGCCATCTGCTCAAAACATGCCCGCGTCACGTTGCAGGTAGTTGCGGAGGCGCAGCACCGCCTGCGTGTGCAGCTGATACACGCGGGATTCGGAGACGCCCAGCACCCTGCCGATTTCGCGGAAGGTCAAACCCTCGTAGTAGTATAGCGCGATAACGAGTCTTTCGCGTTCGGGCAGGCGGTCGATGGCTTCCACCAGCAGCCGTCGCATCTCCCGCTGCTCTACCTCGGCGATGGGGTCGGCAGACGTATCCGAGAGAACGTCAGCGATGTGCAGCTTTTCGCCCGAGTCCTGCGAGCCCAAAATCAGGTCGTCCAGCGAGAGCAGGTTGGTGCGTCCGGCATCGCAGAGCAGCTGATGGTAATCTTCTATCGCCATGCCCAGTTCCTGACTGATTTCCTCTTCGGTAGGCGGTCGTCCAAGGCGAGATTCTAAGGCGGAGTACGTGCGCTCCAGCTGCTTCACGCGGTCGCGCACGGAGCGGGGAACCCAGTCTTCCGAGCGCAACAGTTCCAGAATAGCCCCCCGGATAAGCGCGATGGCGTAGGTTTCGAACTTGACCTGGCGGGATGGGTCAAACTGGTCTACTGCCTTAATCAGCCCCATGATGCCTGCGCTTACCAGGTCCTCGCGGT
Encoded here:
- a CDS encoding flagellar FlbD family protein, which codes for MIKVTRFDHSELVVNAELIETVEATPDTVITLTSGKKLVVSEDVDEIIRRVMEYRRHAYRAQQE
- a CDS encoding flagellar motor protein, producing MDSTTVGGLVIGVGCLVAALWLEGGHLQQLVNLPAALIVLGGTFGATLIGLSVQQLRDLPHILRQALVRPSIDIPQTIRWLVTLSEKARRDGLLALEADANAASDEFLKRALQLAIDGTDPELVRDILQLEITFLEERHRQGEQVFTSMGGYAPTMGVLGTVMGLIHMMSRIENPSQMGPAIATAFVATLYGVSSANLLFLPIANKLRTRHAEEVLLREVIVEGVLAIQSGENPRIVEQRLRAFLSQRQKRALPALRWHIHDDQSTQEHKAA
- a CDS encoding OmpA family protein; its protein translation is MTRARRSTRRHENVDRWLITYADMITLLVALFIMLYAMSAVNQEKFGALAQSMRREFQALPEHNGGKIIGTGQIVGPLEQQASQLQRFLEDTGLQTQVRVRHEERGLVISLLSDGTLFDLGSAELKPSARQVLDRVAQVLRAVPNPVLIEGHSDNLPIRTAQYPSNWELSAARAARVLRYLVQKGGIPSQRLIAAGYADTRPLVPNNSPANRAQNRRVDIAILKTSQNALRFGSR
- a CDS encoding flagellar basal body-associated FliL family protein — its product is MEVVMAAKKAGAEGASGGGKSKTIIFLVIGVVLGAVVAFGASTMILGKNKGEKKEEKTLPEHTIELDEFVVNLADGSHYAKVSIALGLEKPMEGGGEHGKLDAKILAPIRDTVITVLSSKSMEQLVSSEGKAKLKEELKEKLNELLGKEVVKEVYFTALTLQ
- the fliM gene encoding flagellar motor switch protein FliM, coding for MVEILSQEEIEALLALLTSSEETAAAAPASTPGAAVSPVGAGKADRRTPIAYEVYDFRRPDKFSKDQLRTMQMLHETFARLFSSTLAAHLRAPVHIDLISVEQIPYDEYIRAITSSLINIFSMQPLSGQALLEIEFDVVISMIDRLLGGPGTVVKRPQPALTDIERPLVESVVDRALGSLRTAWEGIVSFTPVREGMETSAQFVQIVPPNDIVVSILFEIRVGETHGAMSLCIPYLLLKPILSKLSAQRWFSGSKRSSSQHTALIAQQIQHTRVPLVAVLGSTRLMLRQVLDLKEGDVILLTRRTNEPIDVMVGNRVKFRARPGLRGKQVVVQIESIVANHTAEKTKTAASSA
- the fliN gene encoding flagellar motor switch protein FliN; the protein is MASLNLEHINTITGKQDSLWGTVSIALSEAINRQATLSSPLTTLLPVSELENAFAGKRVYGVATLQTTSAYTLLIVLETSSAELLADIAAGGDGSSPPQEIDEGGLQILQQVLFVIANGLAQSFANLTNNECNILQVECRYEPVEPPVEWLTQDNLVRLDAVLHIDGSPIGAMAVLGDERFALWLAGEETDSPSAQADAVAGASPFQTLDEATTASSQPFVPLAQAASQTLPAGIELILDVPLELTVELGRKRMFIKEVLELTIGSIVELDRIAGEPVDVLVNGRIMARGEVVVIEDNFGIRITEIINPQEQLVEISRRAVA
- a CDS encoding flagellar biosynthetic protein FliO, producing the protein MRRVYLIFVLTVVVRQGVASPPEALFSPPPASGVPSLHLTSSPLATAHPETRPNDAALASPRPQGAQNSRDGWDALRRETLPEPVGSPTSQAWRWLVGLAVALALIKWGLPRALNGGNKGQIVQWFTRLAPPKSEGTITVLDTRFLGAGAVHLITVRGRTLLIGSTAQQVNLLMDLTEQPDSASAFDKVLAQSRPFTPEPTLADETDETRQVLRDVQQRLQQARQRLEG
- a CDS encoding anhydro-N-acetylmuramic acid kinase; this translates as MAHPKPAGMVIGLMSGTSMDGIDAALVDICEAGDTLQVNTLAFQATPYPPDVQADLLRTIRGETGVAEICHLNFLLGELFADAALQLMRHAKVSPEQLLCIASHGQTVWHQPEPIEWQGRAIRSTLQIGELAVIAERTGVPTVGDFRTADVAAGGQGAPLVPYVDYLLFRHPEEGRILLNIGGIANLTAIAANASPEQVVAFDTGPGNALINVAMEIASGGKYRYDPEGSFAQRHPVREEWLNELLRHPYFAQPPPKSTGRETFGEAMVRKLLRRYKTANAELLVPVLTELTARSIADAVRRFVFVKMPASRLIVSGGGVHNRTLMKRLRELLPELQVETSDRYGIHPDAKEAVAFAVLGYQRMRGRTNNLPAATGAQRAVIMGKLCLPSPK
- a CDS encoding FliA/WhiG family RNA polymerase sigma factor, encoding MDKAWERYKRYGDPQARHQIIERYAYLVKITAGRVVSSLPPTLDREDLVSAGIMGLIKAVDQFDPSRQVKFETYAIALIRGAILELLRSEDWVPRSVRDRVKQLERTYSALESRLGRPPTEEEISQELGMAIEDYHQLLCDAGRTNLLSLDDLILGSQDSGEKLHIADVLSDTSADPIAEVEQREMRRLLVEAIDRLPERERLVIALYYYEGLTFREIGRVLGVSESRVYQLHTQAVLRLRNYLQRDAGMF